One window of the Longimicrobium sp. genome contains the following:
- the secD gene encoding protein translocase subunit SecD, which produces MFQNLKVRLGLIVALTIASLALLAYRYNKTGQPITLGLDLQGGSHYAMEIDESRTVLTPAARRDAIDRALKVVRLRVDELGVSEPVVQKAGEDRIIVELAGKNTDQSRAKEVLQKSAFLEFKIVRPLSELQGILPRMETAIAAAFPAEAKPAAGAAPATGGLLQNKAGQNGQAVDSLTAAKPLESKFAGQGSGGQLLVDTAQVKAVEKYLALPQVQALLPRGAQFLWGMPSSEEQKGFASLWYVSRDAIMTGEHLQNAQAQTDQFNRPIVAFELSRRAGRRFEKETGDHLHEQMAIVLDQRVYTAPVINGAINTRGQIELGKSTMADASDLALVLRAGALPAPLHIVEERSVGPSLGEDSIRNGQIAALVGIGAVILIMIGIYHFSGLLAVVALAIYVIVSMGMLALLGATLTFPGIAGLILSVGMAVDANVLIFERIREELDHGRSVRAAVNEGFHHAMRAIVDSNVTTLITCAILFYTGTGPIRGFAVTLAVGVVASFFTAVFTTRTFMQLYLERRRAQSLSI; this is translated from the coding sequence ATGTTTCAGAATCTAAAGGTCCGCCTGGGCCTGATCGTCGCCCTCACCATCGCCAGCCTGGCCCTGCTCGCCTACCGGTACAACAAGACCGGGCAGCCGATCACGCTGGGGCTGGACCTGCAGGGCGGGTCGCACTACGCCATGGAGATCGACGAGTCCAGGACGGTGCTGACCCCCGCCGCACGCAGGGACGCCATCGACCGCGCGCTGAAGGTGGTCCGCCTGCGCGTGGACGAGCTGGGCGTGAGCGAGCCGGTGGTGCAGAAGGCCGGCGAAGACCGCATCATCGTGGAGCTGGCCGGGAAGAACACCGACCAGAGCCGGGCCAAGGAAGTGCTGCAGAAGTCGGCCTTCCTGGAGTTCAAGATCGTGCGCCCGCTGAGCGAGCTGCAGGGCATCCTCCCGCGGATGGAGACGGCCATCGCCGCCGCCTTCCCGGCCGAGGCGAAGCCCGCGGCCGGCGCGGCTCCGGCCACGGGCGGGCTGCTGCAGAACAAGGCCGGGCAGAACGGCCAGGCGGTGGACTCGCTGACCGCGGCCAAGCCGCTGGAAAGCAAGTTCGCCGGGCAGGGCTCGGGCGGGCAGCTCCTGGTCGACACCGCGCAGGTGAAGGCGGTGGAGAAGTACCTGGCACTGCCGCAGGTGCAGGCGCTGCTTCCGCGCGGCGCCCAGTTCCTGTGGGGAATGCCGTCGTCCGAGGAGCAGAAGGGCTTCGCCAGCCTCTGGTACGTGAGCCGCGACGCCATCATGACCGGCGAGCACCTGCAGAACGCGCAGGCGCAGACCGACCAGTTCAACCGCCCCATCGTGGCGTTCGAGCTGTCGCGCCGGGCGGGGCGCCGCTTCGAGAAGGAGACGGGCGACCACCTGCACGAGCAGATGGCCATCGTGCTGGACCAGCGCGTGTACACGGCGCCGGTCATCAACGGCGCCATCAACACCCGCGGCCAGATCGAGCTGGGCAAGAGCACCATGGCCGACGCCTCGGACCTGGCGCTGGTGCTGCGCGCCGGCGCGCTTCCCGCGCCCCTGCACATCGTGGAGGAGCGCAGCGTGGGCCCCTCGCTGGGCGAGGACTCCATCCGCAACGGCCAGATCGCCGCGCTGGTGGGGATCGGGGCGGTGATCCTGATCATGATCGGGATCTACCACTTCTCGGGGCTGCTGGCGGTGGTGGCGCTGGCCATCTACGTGATCGTGTCGATGGGGATGCTGGCGCTGCTGGGCGCCACGCTGACCTTCCCCGGCATCGCGGGGCTCATCCTCTCGGTGGGCATGGCGGTGGACGCCAACGTGCTGATCTTCGAGCGCATCCGCGAGGAGCTGGACCACGGCCGCAGCGTGCGCGCGGCGGTGAACGAGGGCTTCCACCACGCCATGCGCGCGATCGTGGACTCCAACGTGACCACGCTGATCACCTGCGCCATCCTGTTCTACACCGGCACCGGCCCCATCCGCGGCTTCGCGGTGACGCTGGCGGTGGGCGTGGTGGCCAGCTTCTTCACCGCGGTGTTCACCACCCGCACCTTCATGCAGCTTTACCTCGAGCGCCGCAGGGCGCAGAGCCTGTCGATCTAG
- the secF gene encoding protein translocase subunit SecF translates to MRFFQNANYPFLQWRTRAYMITAALLLLGIGSMVYHAVRGEGWLNYGVDFTGGTVVQVHFTHPVSAQQIRAATSAAGHADWEITQFGSGNDYEVRTPRFGQEAGADAQSRVAQALQTRFKPVVQGQRAGDYSIVRTEAVGPKAGAELEQRALIAILLSFAAILVYLGIRFEWRFALAAVIATVHDIVVTLGFLSLTRTEISLGTVAAVLTVVGYSMHDTIIVFDRVREDLGRPKHGRTFVDILNKAINETLPRTTLTVATVMATLLALLAFGGPVIFGFALVLVLGIGIGTFSSIFVASPVLYEIERHFPRKEKREQAVRSHSAKRPNNGNRPPNNRSPRTAEVPR, encoded by the coding sequence ATGAGATTCTTCCAGAACGCGAACTACCCGTTCCTGCAGTGGCGCACGCGCGCCTACATGATCACCGCCGCGCTGCTGCTGCTGGGAATCGGGTCGATGGTCTACCACGCCGTCCGCGGCGAGGGCTGGCTGAACTACGGCGTGGACTTCACCGGCGGCACCGTGGTGCAGGTGCACTTCACGCACCCCGTGAGCGCGCAGCAGATCCGCGCGGCCACCTCGGCCGCCGGCCACGCCGACTGGGAGATCACCCAGTTCGGCTCGGGGAACGATTACGAGGTGCGCACGCCCAGGTTCGGCCAGGAGGCCGGGGCCGACGCGCAGTCGCGGGTGGCGCAGGCGCTGCAGACGCGCTTCAAGCCGGTCGTGCAGGGCCAGCGCGCCGGTGACTACTCGATCGTGCGCACCGAGGCGGTGGGCCCCAAGGCGGGCGCCGAGCTGGAGCAGCGGGCGCTGATCGCCATCCTGCTCTCGTTCGCGGCCATCCTGGTGTACCTGGGGATCCGCTTCGAGTGGCGCTTCGCGCTGGCGGCGGTGATCGCCACCGTGCACGACATCGTGGTGACGCTGGGCTTCCTGTCGCTCACCCGCACCGAGATCTCGCTGGGCACGGTGGCCGCGGTGCTCACGGTGGTGGGCTACTCGATGCACGACACCATCATCGTGTTCGACCGCGTCCGCGAGGACCTGGGGCGGCCGAAGCACGGGCGGACCTTCGTCGACATCCTGAACAAGGCCATCAACGAGACGCTGCCGCGCACCACGCTCACGGTGGCCACGGTGATGGCCACGCTGCTGGCGCTGCTGGCGTTCGGCGGCCCGGTGATCTTCGGGTTCGCGCTGGTGCTGGTGCTGGGCATCGGCATCGGAACGTTCTCGTCGATCTTCGTGGCCAGCCCGGTGCTGTACGAGATCGAGCGGCACTTCCCGCGCAAGGAGAAGCGCGAGCAGGCGGTGCGCTCGCACTCGGCCAAGCGCCCGAACAACGGCAACCGGCCGCCCAACAACCGGAGCCCGCGCACCGCCGAAGTTCCGCGCTGA
- a CDS encoding TatD family hydrolase → MQLIDSHAHLADERILPDVEAVVERARAAGLAGIVTIATDAEDARTNLELAERFGCVWSTAGIHPHAASTSSEETLAAVREMAMHPRVVALGETGLDYHYDFSPREVQRANFARHLELARETGLPVIVHSRESDDDLRAILREAGRGTVGVLHSFSSGRELLEEALEMGWYASFSGMITFKKFEGADFVRIVPADRIMVETDTPYLAPVPHRGKTNEPAFVTHVARRAAELRGEDAEAFAARTLANTRRFYGRMSLS, encoded by the coding sequence ATGCAGCTGATCGATTCCCACGCGCACCTGGCCGACGAGCGCATCCTTCCCGATGTCGAGGCGGTGGTGGAGCGGGCGCGGGCGGCGGGGCTGGCCGGCATCGTCACCATCGCCACGGATGCGGAGGACGCGCGGACGAACCTCGAGCTGGCGGAGCGCTTCGGCTGCGTCTGGTCCACCGCGGGGATCCATCCGCACGCGGCCAGCACCTCGTCGGAAGAGACGCTGGCGGCGGTGCGGGAGATGGCGATGCATCCGCGCGTCGTCGCGCTCGGGGAGACAGGGCTCGACTACCACTACGACTTCTCGCCGCGCGAGGTGCAGCGCGCCAACTTCGCGCGGCACCTGGAGCTGGCGCGGGAGACGGGGCTGCCGGTGATCGTCCACTCGCGCGAGTCGGACGACGACCTGCGCGCCATCCTGCGCGAGGCGGGGCGGGGAACCGTCGGCGTGCTGCACTCCTTCTCCAGCGGCCGCGAGCTGCTGGAAGAGGCGCTGGAGATGGGGTGGTACGCCTCGTTCTCGGGGATGATCACCTTCAAGAAGTTCGAGGGCGCCGACTTCGTCCGCATCGTTCCCGCCGACCGCATCATGGTGGAGACGGACACCCCGTACCTGGCCCCCGTCCCCCATCGCGGCAAGACGAACGAGCCGGCCTTCGTCACCCACGTGGCCCGCCGCGCCGCCGAGCTCCGCGGCGAGGACGCGGAGGCGTTCGCCGCGCGGACGCTGGCGAACACGCGCCGGTTCTACGGGAGAATGTCGCTCTCCTGA
- a CDS encoding DUF4365 domain-containing protein, translating into MRTDSGDHDLVAARGEALFCVLISREHPTRGFLFDIPRHLGEKKRSVDYFVEVLESGDLLSYFFVQVKTTRRGYTRDGRRLKVRVSRSDIERLASYPAPAYVVGIDEVAERGYIVSVGSGTGGAFSSICTDYPLIPEILATLRDEVEAYWRSKDRSVFRSELADPRWREE; encoded by the coding sequence GTGCGCACCGATTCTGGCGATCACGATCTCGTTGCCGCGCGGGGTGAAGCGCTTTTCTGCGTCCTCATCTCACGGGAGCATCCCACGCGCGGATTCCTATTCGACATCCCGCGACACCTCGGGGAGAAAAAGCGATCCGTCGACTACTTTGTCGAGGTGCTGGAATCGGGGGATCTGCTTTCGTACTTCTTCGTTCAGGTAAAGACGACCAGGCGGGGGTACACGCGCGATGGGCGAAGGCTCAAGGTGCGGGTAAGCCGCTCCGATATCGAACGCCTTGCCAGCTATCCCGCTCCGGCCTATGTAGTGGGAATCGATGAAGTCGCCGAACGTGGTTACATTGTGTCGGTGGGGAGCGGAACGGGCGGAGCCTTCTCGTCGATCTGCACGGATTACCCGCTCATACCGGAGATTCTCGCGACTCTCCGGGACGAGGTAGAGGCGTACTGGCGATCGAAGGACCGATCCGTGTTCCGGTCGGAACTGGCCGACCCGCGTTGGAGGGAGGAATGA
- a CDS encoding DUF4365 domain-containing protein codes for MKRSLREFLATRAENLAFIHLTRRNDLVVNRVASPDAGVDFLVTVTRDGVPTGRMFGVQVRAREGSVARAADLEAFIEPVQAGSVADATIPFCVFVFTMSDDRGYFRWLKEPAVGARRKPVLRAASGIGWSDLDRDALDRIVDAVDSWYEAQQHPQAA; via the coding sequence ATGAAGAGGAGCCTGCGGGAGTTTCTCGCAACGCGTGCCGAGAACCTGGCGTTCATTCACCTCACCCGTCGAAACGATCTGGTGGTGAACCGCGTTGCGTCGCCCGATGCCGGTGTGGATTTCCTGGTGACGGTGACCCGCGACGGGGTTCCGACCGGGCGGATGTTCGGCGTGCAGGTAAGGGCGCGCGAGGGTTCCGTCGCACGGGCGGCGGATCTCGAGGCCTTCATCGAGCCGGTGCAGGCCGGGTCCGTTGCCGACGCGACTATCCCCTTCTGCGTCTTCGTCTTCACGATGTCGGACGATCGGGGATATTTCCGCTGGTTGAAGGAGCCCGCGGTGGGCGCGCGCAGAAAACCCGTGCTGCGGGCCGCGAGCGGGATCGGATGGAGTGACCTGGATCGGGACGCCCTGGACAGGATCGTCGATGCCGTGGATTCATGGTACGAAGCGCAGCAGCATCCGCAGGCCGCGTGA